The genome window CCAACAACACCACGTCGAACGTCGACCTGGTCGTCCCGACGAACAACAAGGGGCGCAAGGCGCTGTCGGTCGTCTACTGGCTGCTGGCCAACGAGACGCTCGACCGCCGCGGTGCCGAACCGACGTACGGACTCGACGACTTCGAGTCCGACATCTGACGTCGCTGTCGATTCGCTTCGTTTTCCGGCCCGCTGACACACGAGTGGCGACGCCGGGCTCGCTGACAGGTGGCCCGCACACCGAGATAGACGGGGAGTACACGTCCTGAGCGCGCTCGGTGGCTAGGCTCAGCCGTCGGCGACTGACCGGCCCCGCTGTCGATAGCTACATCACTCGGGACGCCACTACGAGCAACGCATATGCGCGACTCGGTGCGAAACGCCGGTATCGGGGCGCTCGTCACGATAGCCCTGTCCGTCGTCCCCTTCTCGTCGATAGCCGGCGGTGCCGTCGCCGCGGCGAATCACGGCGGCGGCTACCGGGCGGGGCTCTGGCTGGGGACGCTGGCCGGCGTCTGCGCGATGGTCCCGCTGCTCGCGCTCTTTCTCCCGGCACTGTACATCGCCGGTCGCCTGGGGTTCGGCATCCCGCCTGGCGCGCCGGGCTACGACCTGTTCCTGGGGCTCGTGTTCGCGTTCTTCCTGCTGTACACCGTCGGCCTGAGCGCCCTCGGCGGCCTCGGCGGCGTCTGGGTTCGGGGCCACACCGACTGGGACCTGGACGCCGACCGCTGGCTCTGAACCGCCGCTGTCCCGACGTTTGGCATGCCATTCAAGCGTGTCCGACACTAACGTTAGCCGATGTCAAAGACCCCGCCCGGACCGAAGGGCGAACCGCTGTTCGGCAGTAGTCGCACGTACGCCCGGGACCCGTTCCGGTTCATCTCGGCGCTGGAGCGGGCCTACGGCGACGTCGCTCGCTTCGACATGGGGCC of Haloarcula sp. DT43 contains these proteins:
- a CDS encoding DUF5518 domain-containing protein, producing MRDSVRNAGIGALVTIALSVVPFSSIAGGAVAAANHGGGYRAGLWLGTLAGVCAMVPLLALFLPALYIAGRLGFGIPPGAPGYDLFLGLVFAFFLLYTVGLSALGGLGGVWVRGHTDWDLDADRWL